Genomic segment of Iocasia fonsfrigidae:
GCGATAGTAGGGTTTGTCTGTTTATCAAGTATATCCTTAATTTCCATCTCTAAAGAAGATTCACCTATTCCAAAAAAATTTAAAACCCTTGATTGAATCAACCCAGCACTTAATTCCTTTAAATAAGGTAAAACCTTTCTTTCAAGCATGTCTTTCATTTCTCCTGGAACACCTGGCATTGATATTATTATTATGTCATCTCTTTCCAACAATATACCAGGGGCAGTACCCTTTTCATTAGGAATTTCAGTAGCACCTTCAGGAAGGCAGGCCTGTTTTTCATTATTTACAGTCATAGAATAGTTTTTTTCTCTAAAGTAGTTCTTGATTGCAGTTAATAGTCTTTCATCTTTCTTTAACTCCAAACCCATACTGGCAGCAATTGCTTCCCTTGTAAGGTCATCATCAGTTGGTCCCAGTCCACCAGTTGTAATAATAATATCAGCCCTCTGTTGAGCCCTTTTGATAGTTGCAGTTATTCTTGCCAGATTATCACCAACAGTTGATACATAGTGTATATCAAAACCATTTTCAGTTAATTTTTCAGCAATATAGGCTGAATTAGTGTCTATAATATCCCCCAGTAATAACTCTGTACCAATAGAAATTATCTCTACAATCACAAATATCCTCTCCAATCCCTTCTTGAAAAAATAGCAGTATCAATAATTATTAGATATGTAAATCATAGTATAATACCTATATTTATTATAACATAAAATATTAAAAGCAGACAGGGGACATTTTACCCGAGAGTAATAGAATAAAATTTCTTTACCAGATAAAATGTCCATCTATCCCACTTAAGCAGACTTACTAATCTCCAATAATTTTCTAAGCTCATCACCAGAAAATCTTTCATTATTAATAAGCTGGTCTGCAATATCTTTAACAATTTCTTTGTTATCTTTAATTAATCCCCGAACAAAATTCTCAATTTCAGTAAAGATTTTGGTCATCTCCTGATGTAGTAATTCTTTGGGTATAGCATTTTCATCTACTACACCAAGTTCAGTCATACCAGAGGTAACCATTATTTTTACTAATTTTACAGCCTTTTCAAAATCATTTTTAGCTCCAGTACTTCTACTATCCAGAAGTATTTCTTCTGCCGCTGCCCCTGCAATACAAACACTGATTTGCTTTTCTATATAATCTTTGGTCTGTAAATAAAAATCATCTTCCTGATTATGTCTTACATAACCAAGGGCCCGTCCTCTTGATGTTATAGTAATAGTAGACACTGAACCAGGATTTAAAATTTCCCCAATCAGGGCATGACCGGTTTCATGAATAGCCACCCTTTTTAATTCTTCTTTAGCCGGGCGTCTATCAAGCTTTTCCCCCATAATCACTTTATCGATAGCTTCCATAAAATGTCTTTGTTTTATTTTTTCTGAACCTTCCCTTAAAGCAAAAATAGCTGCCTCATTAGCCAGATTTTCTAGATGTGCACCAGAAAACCTGAAAGTGTCCTGGGCTATTTTTTCTAAATCAACCCCATCATCTAGTGGTTTATTGGCTGTATGGAGTTCAAGAATACTTAAGCGCCCTTTTTTTGCAGGAAGATCAACCTGGACTATTCTATCAAAACGACCTGGCCTTAATAGGGCCTGATCAAGAATATCGATCCTATTTGTAGCAGCCATTACCAGGAGTTGAACATCATCATCGACAGATAACCCATCCATCTCTACCAGTAATTGATTTAGGGTTTGATCATATTCTAAATGACTGGTAACCTGTCCACGCTTACTACCAAGGATATCAATTTCATCAATAAAAATAATAGCACTATCCTTACCAGTTTTTTTAGCAGATTGTTTGGCATCTTTAAATAGGTTTCTAACCCTTTTAGCACCTAAACCAGCATACATTTCTATAAACTCACTACCTGAAGTTGCTTTAAAAACAGAGTCAGTATATCTAGCGGCAGCCTTGGCTAGCATTGTTTTACCAGTACCAGGAGGTCCGCTCAATAATATTCCTTTAATTGCCCTTATTCCCATATATTTTATTCCATTGATATCTTTAATAAAATCAAGTGCTTCCATTAATTCCTTTTTGGCAGAATCCTGTCCACCAATATCGTTAAACCTTACTAAAGGAATTTTCTTATCAGTAGAACCCTTATTAGCAGTTGATGAACCGGTAATACCTCCATTAGTCAGCATCTGCCACATAAAAAAAGTTAAGAAGGATAGAAAAATAAGTGGTAGGATATTAAACCCCTGTAAAGCCAGTATAATTAATGTGGAAATAACTATTCCAATTCCAATCTCTTTAACCATTTGAGCCACCCCCTTCTGTGTGAACTGTTATTGTCTTATTATAAGGAATCTTCTTATATAGAGATGTTTTATCTCCATTTAATTGAAAATAGACTGCCTCATTATCTATCCAGAGCTTATAATCTGTAAATTCACTTTCCTCAACAACCTCTGCTACATTCTCTTCCATAGTAACAAATTTACTGGTTTTTATACCCTCATAGATTGCATAGTGTAATCGATAATATACATTATCAAGGTCACTATTAGACTCATTTTTTATTATTATACTGCCTTTATCATTTATCTTACTATCAGCAAAAATGCCTTCTATCTCTTTATAGACATGATAGAAATCAATAGCCGGGTCAAGACTCAAAATCATATCCATCTTACCATCTTTATTTACCATTTCTACCTCTTTAACACCATCAACCCCTGCTATCTCTTCTTTGATAGGTTTATCAATATTATATACTTTATAAAAGTGTTGTCCTACAAAAAATGAAATTAATACTAATAAGATAACAATAGCTACAATATTTATTTTGACACCCTTAAATTCCATTATAATCCTCCTCTCTATTTAACTAAGGTACATATTTTATTATAACATCATATAACTTATGTTTCTATGATATAATGTTTGTAATCTTTTCCATCAAAATAAAGACCTGAATTAAGGCAGTTAATAAATCAGGTCTAAAATAATTATTATCTTTATTCAACCCTTTTCTTCATGAAAAAAATCAATATTAGTTTTAGTAAAATAGTCAATACCAGAAATAATTGTAATAATCACAGCAATCCATAATAAAATATTTCCTATATCAAGAGGCAATCTTATTAAATCCGAGTCTATTATTACAGCTATAACAGCTGCAATCTGTAACCCCGTTTTCCACTTGCCCCATTTACTGGCAGCTATCACCTTACCTTCACTTGCTGATATTACCCGCAATCCAGTTACTGCCAGTTCCCGGCCAATAATTATAATAGCAGGCCAGGCAGAAATCTCACCTAAAGCAACAAAAGAGATTAGAGCAGCACTTATTAATAGCTTATCAGCCAGAGGGTCAAGTATCTTTCCAAACTTGGTTATCTTCTGCTGTTTTCTTGCTAGATAACCATCCAGTCCATCTGTAATAGCGGCTACGATAAAAACAAACAAGGCAATTATTTCGAAAAAAACCGGATGGCTTTCCCTCAATAACAAGAATAACATAAAAATCGGCACTAATATTACCCTGCCTAAAGTCAATTTATTTGGTAAGTTCATTTAATTATCTCTCCTATTAAATCATATTCGTAGGCATCACTGACTTTACAATAGAGCAGATCACCTTTCCTATAACTTTTTACAGCTAGATAGACCTGATTATCAATCTCAGGCGCATCATATCTGCTCCGTCCAATTGCATATTCATCTGTAATTTCATCGATTAATACCTCTATATTTTTCCCCACTAGTCTCTGATTATTATTATAAGATATCTCCCGTTGAATTTCCATTATCTTTTGATACCTTTCTTCTTTAATATCCTCAGGAATCTGTCCGCTATATGATGAAGCCGGGGTATCCTCTTCAGCAGAATACTTAAAAACACCTAATCTATCAAACCTTATCTGCTGGATAAAATCTATTAAATCCCTGAAGTCTTCATCTGTTTCACCTGGAAAACCTACTATTAATGAAGTTCTGAGGGCAATACCTGGTATTTCCCTTCTAATTTTTTTTATCCTAGTAAGGAGTTGAGACCTTCTACCTGTTCTATTCATTCTTTTTCTTATTTTATTTGAAGAATGTTGTACAGGAAGATCAAGGTAATTGCAAATCTTATCACTATTAGCCATTATACTAATAAGTCTGTTGTTAATCCTTTCGGGATAACTATACATTATTCTCAACCATTTAAGATTTTTAATCTCATTTAATTTTTCTAACAAGTCAGCTAGGGCAGGTTTTCCATATATGTCCAGCCCGTAACAGGTAGTATCCTGAGCAACTAATATAATCTCTTTAACACCCTTTTCTACAAACCCTGCTACTTCTTCGTAAATATCTTCCATTTGACGGCTGTATAAAGGACCCCTTATTCTAGGTATACTACAGTAACTACAATTATTATTACAACCTTCTGCTATTTTAACATAAGCATAATGTAGTTCTGATAAGACCCTCGCCTGTGAAGATTTATATGAAAATGCTGGAGAAGCCACTCTATTAACCCTATTTCCACTTAGGGTAAGTTTTAGAATATTTGTTATTTCATCAAATTTACTCGTTCCTATAATTGCATCAACTTCAGGTAGTTCATTTAGTATTTCATCTCTATATCTCTGAGTAAGACAGCCAGTTACAATAATAGACTTACACTGCCCCTGTTTTTTTAACTGACCAGCCTGAATTATTGTATCAATTGATTCTTCCCTGGCATCCTGAATAAATCCACAAGTATTAATTATTATTATATCAGCATTAGCTGGATTATCTATTATACAAATATCATCATCTTTCGATAAAACCCCCAACATAAGTTCACTATCCACCTGATTTTTGGAGCAACCAAGACTGATTAATGATGTTGTAATCATAAGAATTCCTTTCTAATCAAATTCTAATAAAAGTGACTGCTATACAAAAAAGCCCATAAAAAGGGCTTCTACTTGAAATTTAATCTATAATTATTAATTCAAATTCTAGAATGGTCGGGTTGCCGGGATTTGAACCCGGGACCTCACGCCCCCCAGACGTGCGCGCTACCTAGCTGCGCCACAACCCGAAACAAGATTAATTATATATAATTATAAATTCTTTGTCAAGAAAAGAATCCTACAGATTATAATTTATTTAATAAATTCCTTTAATTTCAGGTTTTCTATTGTTTTATCCTGATTATCTGTAACCACAAATACCTCCTGGATTGAAGAACTAGTTTTTCCCAGTAATTTAATACCACTTGCAGTCTTATACTTCAATTGTAGATAAGCCTGTATTCCACTTCCTTTACGTCTGTTTATTCGCCCTGGAATAATACTCTTTACCGTCTTCATCATAGCAATCTCCTCTAGAAAAGGAAAAATATCACTCAAAATTGTATGTTCCTGTTTAATCTTATTGGACCGATATCTATTTTCTGACACACTTAACCACTTCCTCATTAGAAAAAATTATATCACTATGTCTATAATTATGCAAGATTATATCATACCTATTTAATATGTATTAATAAGGTACTATAATAATTAGTAATTTTATATTTTTTAAACAAAAAAAACGTAAGGCCTTATGTTTCAATGGAGCTAACAACAAGACTTAAACCAATAAGCCACCGATTACAAGTTAGCTTTTCTACCAATAATATAGGCTAAAAAAAAGACCCACAAACTATGCCTGTAGGCTTTAAGTCTTTAAAGAACTTTACTTGCTTTTTCAGAACAGCTCCTTTAGGTCAGCTATATCCAGGCTGTTTGGGCTGCATTATTAAGGGCTAAGTTAGCTATATTGTTGATTCTTTTACTATTATCTTTTATTTCCCTTATGTCTCCTTCTATTCTCTCTATATTACCCTCCATTTTCTTTATATGGCCTTCCACATGACTTAATCTGCTATCAAGGCTTTCAAGTTTAGACTCGTGCACTTTACTATTTCCTGCATTTAGTTTTCGTAAACAGACATCTTTTCATATTCAAGAATTAAGCATAGCAAATAGTCTATAGGCATCTTTGAAGCCCTGCCAGTATCTAGTTCTTTCGGAAATTACTAGATTACTGCCTACGTAAAAATCCAAGTCTAACAAAAGTTTTCGTTTCTCCTCAGGTAAGTCCTGACTTATTTGCTGATATATTTTTGAATAATTATCATTATTATTTTTATATTCTTCTACAATCTCTTCAATTGGATCATCTTCAAAACGATAAAAAACATAGTTTGATAAGACCTCTTTAAACTCTTCTTTACTCTTATCTTGTAATCTAAAGAAAAAATCTAAATCCTCATTATTCACAATTACACCTCCTCAGTTTTATATTTTTATTTTTTTATTCAATTAAGCATATCTTTATTTGTTATTAGTATAACTATATAGTTATTTTACTAATTTATTAGTTTATTTTATAACTTCATTATAATATCTTTTTATTATAATGTCAATACTTATATGTAATTTTCTTAACTAAATCGTTTGCTTATTTACTATTAGCTTAGTATAATTATTGTAAAGGAGGTTATTTATGAGCATCAAAAATGAAATAAAAGCAAAAATAATAGAAACGGACTGGACTATTAAAGATGTTGCTGCTGAATTAGGAAAAAGATATAATATAAATTATTCCCCTGAAAATTTAAGCAATAAATTACGACGACAGACAATACAATATCAAGAAGTAAAAGAAATCGCAGATATAATTGGCTATGAACTAAAATGGGTTAAGAAATAATTCCAGGATAATTCCTCTACTAAATAATAAGACCCTGGTTCCTAAGATACCAGGGTGTAATATTATCTTTTAGATTTATCTTATAAATATTTTTGATTAATCATATACCTTAGCTAAAACAAAAGTTTATATTTTCGCTATCTTTTATTGCCAGGTTAACAGCTTGTTCTTCAATCTCAATATGAAAGAGATATTTCGCCCGAACTCCATAATCCCTTAGATTTATCCATTCATCTACAATATCTTTAAATAAATCATCATATCAAATATACCTCTAATCCAAATATTAAACATTAATCATGCAATATCTTACTAAACATCCTAGTTATTAGGTTTCTATCTTCAACAAATAAACCTTTAAAGTCCTATCTTAGATTTTACTATAAATATCTTTCACATATTTTTCTACTTCTACCAGATCGACTTTTATAGTTTCCCAGACTATTTCTAGGTCAATTCCGTCATACTAATGGATTAAGACATCACGCATCTTGGCCATTTCACTCCAGTTAATATCAGGATACTTACTGATAAAATACTCAGTTAATCTTTTAGTGGCTTCCCCTAATATCTCCAATCGGTGAACAACCAGATCTTGTTTTTCCTGACTGGTTAAAAAATCGTGTTTAGAGATACCATCAGTATAACGATTAATTAGATCAATACAATAAATAATATCATTCAGAGCCTTTTTGTTTCTATCTATCATATTATTATCATGTGTTCTTTTAAAACACGTTCCTTAAACTCAGCATCTCTGGAATAATTCAGGCCATTATATGTCAGTACATCGAACTCTTTATCCAGGGCTTTTTCTAAATCCATTTTTATACCAGCAATCTCAAAGAGACTTTTTTTGGCAGGTTCAATTAGCAAATCGATATCACTATTATCACTGGCATCTCCCCGGGCATAAGAACCAAAGATGCTGGCCTTTGAAACATCTCTATCCCTTAATATTTTCTCAATCTTACTAATCATTTCTTTAGATAATTGCATATAATCAGACCCCCTTATATATGCCAAAGTCCAGATTAGCATTATCAAATTGAAATAGCTCTTTAAGCAGCTTCTGTAATCTTATTTTATTCTCCATTTAATTCTGCCCCCTAAATTACAATATACATATATAAATTTATATATAAAGTTAAAAATTCCTGTTTTTTATAGCAGGAAAGGGAAATAAACTTAAAAATAAAAAAGCTGACCTCCCATAAAAAATGAGAAAACCAGCTACCTGAATTAAATTATTTACTTATATTAAAAGCAATATTCCACGCTATATTAACGAATGGAGCTAACGACCGGACTTGAACCGGTAACCTGCTGATTACAAGTCAGCTGCTCTACCAATTGAGCCACGTTAGCTTATTCAAATGGCAGGGGCGGCAGGACTTGAACCCGCAACCAACGGATTTGGAGTCCGCTACTCTACCAGTTGAGCTACACCCCTGTACAAAGAAAATACTGTGTTGCAACGACAAAAACAATTATATTAAAGTGGAGGTAATAGGTCAAGTACTACATTGCCGGAAAATAGCCGTTAAAAGAAAATAAATGGTTTATACTATTATAAAGTCTTTGACACTGCTAATTACTATGGATGTCAACATTCAAGTCTTATCTCTCTTTTATAACAGTATTTTTTAATACTCCAATACCCTCTATCTCTATTTCAATAAGGTCACCTTCCCTAAGAAAAACAGGCTCTTCTCTAGCAAAACCTACCCCTTCAGGTGTACCAGTCATAATAACTGTTCCTGGAAAAAGTGTCATATTTTTGGAACAGTAACTTATTATTTCTGCCGCTGAAAAAATCATATTTGATGTATTAGAATTCTGCATTACCCTTCCATTTAATCTTGACTGAATCTTACAATTATCAGGATTAAGCTCTGTTTCAAGCCATGGTCCTAAAGGACAAAAGGTATCAAATGACTTACCCCTGGCCCACTGTTTATCTATCCTCAATTGGCAGTCCCTGGCACTTACGTCATTACCACAGGTATAGCCCAATATATAATCAGCAACCTCTTCTTTTTCAATATTTTTAGCTTTTTTCCCGATAATAACGGCCAATTCTGCCTCATAATCCACTTCATTCGGAGCACTTAATGGTAGTTTTATATCCTGTTCAGGTCCAATAACACTATTAGTTGTTTTAACAAAAAGAACAGGGGCATCTGGTAATTTACCAAAATCCTGTGAACCCTCCTCAGCATGTTTTTGATAGTTTAAGCCAACTGCAATAATATTAGGTGGATTAACTGGATTTTCTAGAACAACTTCATCCAGATTAAGAACCTCATCAGATAAATTATAATCATCAAAAACACCCCCATTAATAATTTGTATCTTACCCTCTTTTAAAATTCCATAGCTTTTCCTGTTATCTTTAGTAAATCTTACAATCTTCATCCAGTCACACCCTTTCCTGTTCTATCTTCTATTATAATAATTTTACTAAATTTAAATTATTCCTGCTTTTTTTTGAAAAAACCAATTATTTTATTTGACATATATTATAATATATATTATAATTGATTTTGTCGCTAAGGGCCCATAGCTCAGCTGGTCAGAGCAACCGGCTCATAACCGGTTGGTCCCAGGTTCGAATCCTGGTGGGCCCACCAAATATATGAGGGCAGGATGATAACATCCTGCCCTCTTCTTTATTTAATTAAGTATCTCGCATAATTAATTATACAAAACACTTAATTATAAGAAAAGAAGTCAACAGCAAACAGAGTCACTTACAGCATCTCCTATTATATTTAAATGCTGCAGTAATTATATACCTTTCTGGTATATATTTTCCCATTGCAGAAATAACCCTGTTTAACTATTGACTTCTATAAAATAATATTAACAGTTTACACAATTTTTATTCATATTACATTAAATTTTAAAGAGTCTGTTAGAAAAGTATCAGTATATAACCCCCTATTCATACTTTTTGGACACACACTTAAACTGTTAAAAGTGTATTTTTTTTATCAGGATGATTATCAATAAGTTTATTACCCAAATTCTTAAAACCTTCTTCTATTTCTTTCTCAGAATCTGACTCAGCAAGAATCTCTATTATATCATGCTCAATTGATTTTACTTTATCTGGTTTTATTAATATATCTTCCATATTTCCGATAATAGTTTTAAATAAATTAATCTTATTATACAATAATTTAATGATTTTTTCTTCAATGGTATTAGCAGTTACAAGGTTATAAATCTCAACATCTTTTGTCTGACCCAACCTATGCACTCTACCAATTCGCTGTTCTACCTTCATAGGATTCCAGGGGAGGTCATAATTAATTATAATATTGGAAAATTGCAGGTTTAGTCCCTGACTACCGGCTTCAGTACTTATTAGAACATCCTTGTCCCTCTGAAATATATATTTAACCCATTCCTTCCCACTGGAACTATATCCCCCGTTAAAGAGGATGGTACTATATCCCTTATCCTCCAGAAATCTTGCTATATAGACCTGTGTGGCCCTGTATTCGGTAAAAATTATAACCTGGCCATTTACTTTCCCTACTATATTTAAAACCTCTTTAATTTTAGAATTCATTTTAATTCCTTTAGCCAGTTCATAAATTTCTTTTAAAACAGGTGAGTATTCATTCTTACGAGCCAGTGTCTGCATAATAGCAAATGAACTACTACATATTTCACGCTGATAGGTAAGCAGATTTAAAATACTAAGCCTACCAGCTTTTCTCCGCCTATACTCTGTTTTAACATAATTACTTACTTTATTATATAATTTTCTTTCTTCAGCTGTTAGCTTAACATTAATATGATATATCTTTCTTTCTGGAAACTCAAGTCCTGTATCTGCATGGGAATTTCTAATCATTACTTTATCCAATTTTTCTTTTAAATTTATTGTATTTTTAATAAGATACTTCCCAGCCACATACTTCTTCTTGAATTCTTCTAAATCCCCATAAAGGTCTGGATATAAGATAGATATTAAATTATATAATTCTTCAATATTATTTTGAATTGGTGTGGCAGTTAATAAAAGACAATACTTCTTTTTTAGATTATTAACAAATTTCCAGTTAAGTGTATCACAATTTTTAAGT
This window contains:
- a CDS encoding LLM class flavin-dependent oxidoreductase, which encodes MSIKNEIKAKIIETDWTIKDVAAELGKRYNINYSPENLSNKLRRQTIQYQEVKEIADIIGYELKWVKK
- the rimO gene encoding 30S ribosomal protein S12 methylthiotransferase RimO → MITTSLISLGCSKNQVDSELMLGVLSKDDDICIIDNPANADIIIINTCGFIQDAREESIDTIIQAGQLKKQGQCKSIIVTGCLTQRYRDEILNELPEVDAIIGTSKFDEITNILKLTLSGNRVNRVASPAFSYKSSQARVLSELHYAYVKIAEGCNNNCSYCSIPRIRGPLYSRQMEDIYEEVAGFVEKGVKEIILVAQDTTCYGLDIYGKPALADLLEKLNEIKNLKWLRIMYSYPERINNRLISIMANSDKICNYLDLPVQHSSNKIRKRMNRTGRRSQLLTRIKKIRREIPGIALRTSLIVGFPGETDEDFRDLIDFIQQIRFDRLGVFKYSAEEDTPASSYSGQIPEDIKEERYQKIMEIQREISYNNNQRLVGKNIEVLIDEITDEYAIGRSRYDAPEIDNQVYLAVKSYRKGDLLYCKVSDAYEYDLIGEIIK
- a CDS encoding nucleotidyltransferase family protein; this encodes MQLSKEMISKIEKILRDRDVSKASIFGSYARGDASDNSDIDLLIEPAKKSLFEIAGIKMDLEKALDKEFDVLTYNGLNYSRDAEFKERVLKEHMIII
- a CDS encoding fumarylacetoacetate hydrolase family protein gives rise to the protein MKIVRFTKDNRKSYGILKEGKIQIINGGVFDDYNLSDEVLNLDEVVLENPVNPPNIIAVGLNYQKHAEEGSQDFGKLPDAPVLFVKTTNSVIGPEQDIKLPLSAPNEVDYEAELAVIIGKKAKNIEKEEVADYILGYTCGNDVSARDCQLRIDKQWARGKSFDTFCPLGPWLETELNPDNCKIQSRLNGRVMQNSNTSNMIFSAAEIISYCSKNMTLFPGTVIMTGTPEGVGFAREEPVFLREGDLIEIEIEGIGVLKNTVIKER
- a CDS encoding DUF2103 domain-containing protein, whose amino-acid sequence is MSENRYRSNKIKQEHTILSDIFPFLEEIAMMKTVKSIIPGRINRRKGSGIQAYLQLKYKTASGIKLLGKTSSSIQEVFVVTDNQDKTIENLKLKEFIK
- a CDS encoding HepT-like ribonuclease domain-containing protein; this encodes MIDRNKKALNDIIYCIDLINRYTDGISKHDFLTSQEKQDLVVHRLEILGEATKRLTEYFISKYPDINWSEMAKMRDVLIH
- the pgsA gene encoding CDP-diacylglycerol--glycerol-3-phosphate 3-phosphatidyltransferase: MNLPNKLTLGRVILVPIFMLFLLLRESHPVFFEIIALFVFIVAAITDGLDGYLARKQQKITKFGKILDPLADKLLISAALISFVALGEISAWPAIIIIGRELAVTGLRVISASEGKVIAASKWGKWKTGLQIAAVIAVIIDSDLIRLPLDIGNILLWIAVIITIISGIDYFTKTNIDFFHEEKG
- a CDS encoding AAA family ATPase, which codes for MVKEIGIGIVISTLIILALQGFNILPLIFLSFLTFFMWQMLTNGGITGSSTANKGSTDKKIPLVRFNDIGGQDSAKKELMEALDFIKDINGIKYMGIRAIKGILLSGPPGTGKTMLAKAAARYTDSVFKATSGSEFIEMYAGLGAKRVRNLFKDAKQSAKKTGKDSAIIFIDEIDILGSKRGQVTSHLEYDQTLNQLLVEMDGLSVDDDVQLLVMAATNRIDILDQALLRPGRFDRIVQVDLPAKKGRLSILELHTANKPLDDGVDLEKIAQDTFRFSGAHLENLANEAAIFALREGSEKIKQRHFMEAIDKVIMGEKLDRRPAKEELKRVAIHETGHALIGEILNPGSVSTITITSRGRALGYVRHNQEDDFYLQTKDYIEKQISVCIAGAAAEEILLDSRSTGAKNDFEKAVKLVKIMVTSGMTELGVVDENAIPKELLHQEMTKIFTEIENFVRGLIKDNKEIVKDIADQLINNERFSGDELRKLLEISKSA
- a CDS encoding competence/damage-inducible protein A; its protein translation is MIVEIISIGTELLLGDIIDTNSAYIAEKLTENGFDIHYVSTVGDNLARITATIKRAQQRADIIITTGGLGPTDDDLTREAIAASMGLELKKDERLLTAIKNYFREKNYSMTVNNEKQACLPEGATEIPNEKGTAPGILLERDDIIIISMPGVPGEMKDMLERKVLPYLKELSAGLIQSRVLNFFGIGESSLEMEIKDILDKQTNPTIALLAGKGEVKIRITSKASSKEKAGELIAAVEKGIRERVGEYVYGSDDKGLAVVVAELLKEKGLSIATAESCTGGLLGDRITNIAGSSEYFQGGVIVYSNQVKHELLGVEENTLKKYGAVSAETAQEMAEGIKDNMSTDIGIAITGIAGPGGGSQGKPVGLVYLGLAIDDYSQTFKLKLRNDRAWNKWMSTQYALYYLYRYLVNGQEF
- a CDS encoding DEAD/DEAH box helicase, yielding MIYISIDSLDLDLLPHQKKTVRKVIDELNGKAILADEVGLGKTIEAGMILKEYIEKGLVKKSLILVPASLGFQWTNELVNKFEIENIFFNRKGRAWDYFDHQIASLDKAKRNDHAQILKKIDFDLVIVDEAHRLKNCDTLNWKFVNNLKKKYCLLLTATPIQNNIEELYNLISILYPDLYGDLEEFKKKYVAGKYLIKNTINLKEKLDKVMIRNSHADTGLEFPERKIYHINVKLTAEERKLYNKVSNYVKTEYRRRKAGRLSILNLLTYQREICSSSFAIMQTLARKNEYSPVLKEIYELAKGIKMNSKIKEVLNIVGKVNGQVIIFTEYRATQVYIARFLEDKGYSTILFNGGYSSSGKEWVKYIFQRDKDVLISTEAGSQGLNLQFSNIIINYDLPWNPMKVEQRIGRVHRLGQTKDVEIYNLVTANTIEEKIIKLLYNKINLFKTIIGNMEDILIKPDKVKSIEHDIIEILAESDSEKEIEEGFKNLGNKLIDNHPDKKNTLLTV